A stretch of the Bacillus licheniformis DSM 13 = ATCC 14580 genome encodes the following:
- a CDS encoding nitrate reductase subunit alpha, translated as MKKKKKSPIFRRLNYFSPIERHSNQHSQTTYEDRDWEDVYRNRWQHDKVVRSTHGVNCTGSCSWNIYVKNGIVTWEGQRLDYPSTGPDMPDFEPRGCPRGASFSWYIYSPLRVKYPYVRGVLIQMWREALNSSKNPLEAWKSIVENPEKAKAYKQARGKGGFVRAEWSEVLKLISASLLYTIAKYGPDRNVGFSPIPAMSMLSHAAGSRFMSLIGGPMLSFYDWYADLPPASPQIWGDQTDVPESSDWYNSGYIMTWGSNVPLTRTPDAHFLAEARYKGAKVISISPDFAESSKFSDDWLSIRQGTDGALAMAMGHVILQDFYVNQKTERFIDYAKQYTDFPFLVTLKEENGTFTAGRFLHAKDIGRATEHDEWKPAVWDEDTDGFAIPQGTMGSRWDGKGKWNLRMVDEDSEKPITPRLSMLGYEDMIGTVNIPYFSHDGNKVLERPLPIKKVILNGEEVFVSTVFDLTLANYGVNCGIGGQTPASFDDPEPFTPAWQEPITGIKSEMVIKIAREFAQNAIDTEGRSMIIVGAGINHWFNSDTIYRAVLNLVLLVGAQGVNGGGWAHYVGQEKLRPAEGWQTIAMAKDWGGPAKLQNGTSFFYFATDQWRYEDQEISGLASPIAKTSRYKHHADYNVLAARLGWLPSYPTFEKNGIDLYKEAEKAGAENAQQVGIYIARQLEEKKLKFSIEDPDNEKNFPRNLFVWRANLISSSGKGHEYFLKHLLGTTNGLMNDDQDSIRPEEITWRDKAPEGKLDLLINLDFRMAGTALYSDIVLPAATWYEKHDLSSTDMHPFIHPFNPAISAPWEAKSDWDIFKALAKAVSDLAEEVDMEPVKEAVATPLLHDTPQEMAQPLGKIKDWSKGDCPAVPGKTMPQIHVVERDYKQIFNKMTSLGPNVVKQPFGTKGMNWSVEAEYNSLKKTLGVVKDDTIAKGCPDISDARQAAEAVLTLSSTSNGKVAVKAWESLEKITNLELKDLAEEREEECFTFEQISAQPKTVITSPAFSGSEKGGRRYSPFTTNVEKLIPWRTLTGRQSFYLDHEMMTEFGENMATFKPILIHRPFLNKRPDQEGKEIVLNYLTPHNKWSVHSMYFDSLPMLTLFRGGPTVWMNKDDAEETDIQDNDWIECFNRNGVVVARAVTSHRIPKGMAFMHHAQDRHINVPGTKLTNNRGGTHNSPTRIHVKPTQMIGGYGQLSYGFNYYGPTGNQRDLNVVIRKLKEVDWLED; from the coding sequence ATGAAAAAAAAGAAAAAGAGTCCCATTTTCAGGAGATTAAATTATTTCTCCCCTATTGAACGCCATTCCAATCAACACAGCCAAACCACTTATGAAGACCGGGATTGGGAAGATGTATACAGAAATAGATGGCAGCATGATAAAGTGGTTCGCTCTACCCATGGGGTGAACTGTACAGGATCCTGCAGCTGGAATATCTACGTCAAAAACGGGATCGTCACATGGGAAGGGCAGCGGCTTGATTACCCTTCGACAGGCCCTGATATGCCGGACTTTGAACCGCGCGGCTGTCCGCGGGGAGCCAGCTTTTCCTGGTATATATACAGCCCGCTCCGCGTGAAATACCCGTATGTACGCGGTGTGCTGATCCAGATGTGGCGCGAGGCGCTAAACAGCAGCAAAAATCCGCTTGAAGCATGGAAATCAATTGTCGAAAACCCTGAAAAAGCGAAAGCCTATAAACAGGCGCGCGGAAAAGGCGGATTTGTCCGCGCCGAATGGAGCGAAGTCCTGAAGCTGATTTCGGCTTCCCTTCTGTATACCATTGCCAAATACGGCCCTGACCGCAATGTCGGCTTTTCGCCGATTCCAGCCATGTCGATGCTCAGCCATGCAGCAGGATCACGCTTTATGTCCCTGATCGGCGGGCCGATGCTGAGCTTCTATGACTGGTATGCCGACCTCCCTCCTGCTTCACCGCAAATTTGGGGAGATCAAACCGACGTTCCGGAAAGCAGCGACTGGTACAATTCTGGCTACATCATGACATGGGGCTCTAATGTCCCGCTTACCAGAACGCCTGACGCTCACTTTTTAGCCGAAGCCCGCTATAAAGGAGCAAAAGTGATTTCGATCAGCCCGGACTTTGCCGAGTCCTCAAAGTTTTCCGATGATTGGCTGAGCATCAGACAAGGCACGGACGGCGCACTGGCCATGGCGATGGGCCACGTTATTCTGCAAGACTTTTATGTCAACCAGAAAACGGAACGTTTTATTGATTATGCAAAACAATATACCGATTTCCCGTTTTTGGTGACTTTGAAAGAGGAAAACGGAACGTTCACAGCAGGCCGCTTCCTCCATGCTAAAGATATCGGGCGCGCGACAGAGCACGATGAGTGGAAGCCTGCCGTTTGGGACGAAGACACAGATGGATTTGCGATTCCGCAGGGCACGATGGGCTCCCGCTGGGACGGCAAAGGAAAATGGAACCTGCGCATGGTTGATGAGGATTCAGAAAAACCGATCACACCTCGGCTTTCCATGCTTGGATACGAAGATATGATCGGCACGGTCAACATCCCGTATTTCTCACATGACGGCAATAAAGTGCTTGAAAGACCGCTTCCGATCAAAAAAGTCATCTTGAACGGCGAGGAAGTCTTTGTTTCCACCGTTTTCGACCTGACTCTCGCCAACTATGGCGTCAACTGCGGAATCGGCGGACAGACGCCGGCATCATTTGATGATCCTGAACCGTTTACACCGGCTTGGCAAGAGCCGATTACTGGCATTAAAAGTGAAATGGTGATCAAGATCGCGAGGGAATTCGCGCAAAATGCGATTGACACAGAGGGCCGCTCGATGATCATTGTCGGCGCCGGAATTAACCATTGGTTCAATTCAGACACCATTTACAGAGCTGTACTGAACCTTGTGCTTCTCGTCGGAGCCCAAGGAGTTAACGGAGGAGGCTGGGCTCACTATGTCGGCCAGGAAAAACTCCGGCCGGCCGAAGGATGGCAGACGATCGCGATGGCCAAGGACTGGGGAGGCCCTGCCAAACTGCAAAACGGCACATCATTTTTCTACTTCGCCACCGACCAGTGGCGCTATGAAGATCAGGAAATCAGCGGGCTCGCTTCACCAATCGCAAAAACATCGCGCTACAAGCACCATGCCGATTACAATGTGCTGGCGGCGAGACTCGGCTGGCTTCCATCGTATCCGACGTTTGAGAAAAACGGCATCGACTTGTATAAAGAAGCAGAAAAAGCGGGCGCTGAGAACGCTCAGCAAGTCGGAATCTATATTGCCAGACAGCTCGAGGAGAAAAAGCTCAAGTTTTCGATTGAAGATCCTGACAATGAAAAGAACTTCCCGAGAAATCTATTTGTCTGGAGAGCCAATTTAATCTCAAGCTCCGGCAAAGGCCATGAATATTTTCTGAAACACTTGCTCGGCACGACAAACGGACTGATGAACGATGATCAGGACAGCATCCGTCCGGAAGAAATCACTTGGCGTGACAAAGCGCCTGAAGGCAAACTCGATTTACTGATCAATCTCGATTTCCGGATGGCGGGAACAGCCCTTTATTCAGACATCGTGCTCCCTGCGGCCACCTGGTACGAAAAACACGATCTCAGCAGCACGGATATGCATCCGTTCATCCACCCGTTTAATCCGGCAATCAGCGCGCCGTGGGAAGCAAAGTCTGATTGGGATATTTTTAAAGCACTGGCAAAAGCGGTTTCCGATCTGGCTGAAGAAGTGGATATGGAACCTGTCAAAGAGGCTGTTGCGACTCCTCTTCTCCATGACACTCCACAAGAAATGGCGCAGCCGCTCGGGAAAATCAAAGATTGGAGCAAAGGCGACTGCCCTGCCGTACCAGGCAAAACAATGCCGCAAATTCACGTTGTGGAGCGGGATTATAAGCAGATTTTCAATAAGATGACATCGCTTGGGCCGAATGTTGTCAAACAGCCGTTTGGTACGAAAGGAATGAACTGGTCTGTTGAAGCGGAATATAATTCTCTCAAAAAAACGCTCGGCGTCGTAAAAGACGACACGATCGCCAAGGGCTGTCCCGACATCAGTGATGCTAGACAAGCTGCTGAAGCGGTATTGACTCTCTCTTCCACTTCAAACGGGAAAGTAGCCGTTAAAGCGTGGGAATCGCTTGAAAAAATTACGAATCTTGAGTTGAAAGATTTAGCTGAAGAACGGGAAGAGGAATGCTTCACATTTGAGCAAATTTCAGCTCAGCCGAAAACGGTGATCACCTCCCCTGCTTTCAGCGGTTCTGAAAAAGGCGGACGACGCTATTCTCCGTTTACGACAAACGTTGAAAAACTGATTCCGTGGAGAACGCTGACCGGCAGACAGTCTTTTTACCTTGATCATGAAATGATGACAGAATTCGGCGAAAACATGGCGACATTCAAGCCGATCCTGATCCACCGCCCTTTCTTGAACAAGCGTCCGGATCAGGAAGGAAAAGAAATCGTTTTAAACTACTTAACGCCGCATAATAAATGGTCGGTTCACAGCATGTATTTTGATTCCCTGCCGATGCTTACCCTTTTCAGAGGCGGGCCGACAGTCTGGATGAATAAAGACGATGCCGAAGAAACCGACATTCAGGACAACGACTGGATCGAGTGCTTCAACCGAAACGGTGTCGTCGTCGCACGGGCCGTGACATCACACCGGATTCCAAAGGGAATGGCGTTTATGCACCATGCCCAAGACAGACATATCAACGTGCCGGGAACAAAGCTGACGAATAACCGCGGAGGAACCCATAACAGCCCGACCCGCATCCATGTCAAGCCGACGCAGATGATCGGAGGCTACGGACAGCTCAGCTACGGATTCAACTACTACGGGCCGACAGGAAATCAGCGCGACCTCAATGTCGTGATCAGAAAATTGAAGGAGGTCGATTGGCTTGAAGATTAA
- a CDS encoding DUF438 domain-containing protein, whose translation MSEIINNRETQQGLPEEKKQLLKEIIIDLHKGKPLADVKKRFEKAFGSVNAEEIAQLEQALMKEEGITPEEIQELCSVHAAVFKGSIEDIHRADADKQPGHPVHTFMKENKEIDLLLNFKMQLHLERFEKEDHRDNILKLLADLNLLADVDKHYSRKENLLFPYLEKYGITGPSQVMWAVDDFIRKSIKEVKRLLEEYTPDKKDEVIRELTFIIQEGTEMIYKEENILLPMALRTLTEDEWLKIAAESDEIGYCLTAPETVWKPERHQIKTSEEAADGYVRLPTGILSVDQLEHMMNHLPVDITFIDENDVVRYFSHGKERIFARTKAVIGRTVQNCHPPASVHIVNKLLDDFKSGKKDVEDFWIKFKDKYVFIRYFAVRDENGRYIGTLEFTQNIAPIQEINGEKRILNTSD comes from the coding sequence ATGAGCGAAATCATTAACAATCGGGAAACGCAGCAAGGTCTGCCTGAGGAAAAAAAGCAGCTTCTGAAGGAGATCATCATCGACCTTCATAAAGGAAAGCCGCTTGCCGACGTCAAAAAACGGTTCGAAAAGGCATTCGGCTCAGTCAATGCCGAAGAAATCGCCCAGCTGGAACAGGCGTTGATGAAGGAAGAAGGCATTACACCTGAAGAGATCCAAGAGCTCTGCTCCGTTCACGCCGCTGTGTTTAAAGGATCGATTGAAGACATTCACCGCGCGGACGCCGACAAGCAGCCTGGCCATCCCGTTCATACATTTATGAAAGAAAATAAAGAAATCGACCTCCTTTTGAACTTTAAAATGCAGCTTCATTTGGAACGCTTTGAAAAAGAAGATCATCGCGACAACATTCTCAAACTGCTCGCAGACTTAAATTTGCTAGCTGACGTCGACAAACATTACAGCAGAAAAGAAAATCTTCTGTTCCCCTATTTAGAAAAGTACGGAATTACAGGGCCAAGCCAAGTCATGTGGGCTGTCGACGATTTTATCCGCAAGAGCATTAAAGAAGTGAAGCGTTTGTTGGAAGAGTATACGCCGGACAAAAAAGATGAGGTCATCCGCGAACTAACGTTTATCATTCAAGAAGGCACGGAAATGATTTATAAAGAAGAAAATATCCTCTTGCCGATGGCGCTCAGAACGCTGACAGAAGACGAATGGCTGAAAATCGCAGCCGAAAGCGACGAGATCGGATATTGCCTGACTGCTCCGGAAACGGTGTGGAAGCCTGAACGCCATCAGATCAAAACGAGCGAAGAGGCGGCTGATGGCTATGTCAGACTCCCTACCGGTATTCTGTCTGTGGATCAGCTTGAACACATGATGAACCATCTTCCGGTCGATATCACCTTCATCGATGAAAACGATGTGGTCCGCTATTTTTCACACGGAAAGGAACGGATTTTCGCCCGGACAAAAGCCGTAATCGGCCGAACCGTCCAAAACTGCCATCCGCCGGCTAGCGTCCACATCGTCAACAAACTTCTGGACGACTTTAAATCTGGCAAAAAAGATGTTGAAGATTTTTGGATCAAATTTAAAGACAAATACGTGTTCATCCGCTATTTTGCCGTACGCGATGAAAACGGCCGCTATATCGGCACTTTGGAATTCACCCAGAACATCGCCCCGATTCAGGAGATTAACGGGGAAAAGAGAATTTTGAACACGAGCGATTGA
- a CDS encoding DUF1858 domain-containing protein, with protein MHKKIDLDDSVYKLCTLHPELKAVMKDAGFQNITKPGMLETAGRIMTIPKGARMMQIEWNHVLDILKAHGFDPVWKGEKQ; from the coding sequence TTGCATAAAAAAATTGATTTGGACGATTCCGTTTACAAACTTTGCACATTGCATCCTGAACTAAAAGCCGTGATGAAGGATGCCGGGTTTCAAAATATTACAAAGCCCGGCATGCTGGAAACAGCCGGGCGCATCATGACGATTCCAAAAGGCGCGCGAATGATGCAAATCGAATGGAACCATGTCTTAGACATATTGAAAGCACACGGATTTGACCCCGTTTGGAAAGGAGAAAAACAATGA
- a CDS encoding TIGR04053 family radical SAM/SPASM domain-containing protein, with amino-acid sequence MILCDFDKSPFIVIWELTRACELKCLHCRASAQNKRDPRELSLKEGKDLIDQIHAMDNPLLVLTGGDPLMRDDVFAIIEYAVQKGVRVSMTPSATPNVTREAIQSAKEIGLSRWAFSLDGPTREIHDHFRGTDGSFDLTMKAIRYIHECQLPLQINTVISSYNIDYLDEMAKLIKELNCVLWSVFFLVPTGRAKREDMISPVDHEKVFLWLSRLAKEAPFDIKTTAAQHYRRVVIQQKMREAKDPHMKIRYEHALQKGKMDAIGGLGRAPKGVNDGNGFMFISHIGDVYPSGLLPVKAGNIREQPLAEIYRESPIFKDLRNPDGFKGKCGVCEFRHVCGGSRSRAYALTGDYLESDPSCIYIPKALR; translated from the coding sequence ATGATACTTTGCGATTTCGACAAGTCTCCGTTTATCGTCATTTGGGAGCTGACAAGGGCTTGCGAGCTCAAGTGCCTTCATTGCCGGGCATCGGCTCAAAATAAACGCGATCCTCGGGAGCTATCCCTGAAAGAGGGAAAAGATTTAATCGATCAAATTCATGCGATGGACAATCCCCTCCTCGTGCTTACAGGAGGCGATCCTTTAATGAGAGACGACGTATTCGCCATTATTGAATATGCCGTCCAAAAAGGGGTTCGCGTCTCCATGACCCCGAGTGCCACGCCGAATGTTACAAGAGAAGCGATTCAATCAGCAAAAGAAATCGGGTTATCCCGATGGGCGTTCAGCTTGGACGGCCCGACCCGGGAGATTCATGATCATTTTCGGGGAACGGACGGGTCTTTTGACCTGACTATGAAGGCCATTCGCTACATTCATGAATGTCAGCTGCCTCTGCAGATTAATACCGTCATATCCTCCTATAACATCGATTACCTGGATGAAATGGCAAAGCTGATCAAAGAATTGAACTGCGTACTATGGAGTGTGTTTTTTCTCGTCCCGACAGGCCGCGCGAAGCGGGAAGATATGATTTCCCCGGTGGACCATGAAAAAGTCTTTCTCTGGCTCAGCCGTTTGGCAAAAGAAGCGCCTTTTGACATCAAAACGACAGCAGCCCAGCACTACCGGCGGGTCGTCATTCAGCAAAAAATGCGGGAAGCGAAAGACCCCCACATGAAAATCCGCTATGAACACGCATTGCAGAAAGGAAAAATGGATGCCATCGGCGGATTGGGCCGGGCTCCGAAAGGTGTGAACGATGGCAACGGGTTCATGTTTATCTCCCATATCGGTGATGTATATCCAAGCGGACTCCTGCCGGTTAAAGCCGGAAACATCCGCGAACAGCCGCTGGCTGAGATTTACCGCGAATCACCGATCTTTAAGGATCTTCGAAATCCGGACGGATTTAAAGGGAAATGCGGCGTCTGTGAATTCCGTCATGTGTGCGGCGGTTCGCGCTCGCGTGCTTATGCTCTGACAGGCGATTACCTAGAAAGCGATCCGAGCTGCATTTATATTCCGAAGGCTTTGCGCTAA
- a CDS encoding YwiC-like family protein, with the protein MKVFIPKQHGAWAMLVIPFILGMFAGGADVKHIPLFCGWLFLYLAASPAMMMVKKKNIVYYQKWVLIYGIPAVVFLLISVLLEPQLVYLGLPLFPLFLINLYYAKRNNDRALLNDIAAILVFSTGGLASFWMGAGKLDGEASFVFIQSALFFTGSAFYVKSMIREKKNNRFKLYSWGYHVFLPFVSLAAGAGWAVIGVVPSSLRAWFFHGRKLSIKIIGISELVNACIFMAVLIVFLLQT; encoded by the coding sequence ATGAAAGTGTTCATACCGAAGCAGCACGGCGCCTGGGCGATGCTTGTCATCCCGTTTATTCTCGGCATGTTCGCCGGAGGCGCAGATGTAAAGCATATTCCGCTGTTCTGCGGATGGCTGTTTCTATATCTTGCGGCATCTCCGGCTATGATGATGGTGAAGAAGAAAAATATCGTTTACTATCAAAAATGGGTTCTCATCTACGGCATTCCGGCCGTCGTTTTCCTGCTTATTTCGGTCCTGCTGGAGCCGCAGCTTGTGTATCTCGGTCTGCCGCTGTTTCCGCTCTTTCTCATCAATCTTTATTATGCGAAAAGAAACAACGACAGGGCGCTTTTAAATGATATAGCTGCAATCCTTGTTTTCAGCACGGGCGGGCTTGCGAGCTTCTGGATGGGAGCGGGGAAGCTTGATGGTGAGGCATCGTTTGTTTTTATCCAGTCCGCTTTGTTTTTCACAGGGAGCGCTTTTTATGTCAAGTCGATGATACGTGAAAAGAAAAACAATCGATTCAAGCTTTATTCATGGGGCTACCATGTTTTCCTGCCGTTCGTCTCGCTGGCCGCAGGGGCAGGATGGGCGGTGATCGGCGTAGTGCCGAGCAGTCTTAGAGCGTGGTTTTTCCACGGGAGGAAACTGTCGATTAAGATAATCGGAATCTCTGAGCTGGTGAATGCCTGTATCTTTATGGCCGTGTTGATCGTTTTTCTGCTGCAAACGTAA
- a CDS encoding Crp/Fnr family transcriptional regulator produces MNISVRKSDTDLLSDDLHHLLESISTRRKIRQDTFLFQEGMDAEELYLIQSGLVQIGKLTSDGKELTLRMCKKNDIVGELTLFTEDAKYMLSAKILSDGEVLVINKDKLEKELIQNGALTFEFMKWMSTHLRKIQSKIRDLLLNGKKGALYSTLIRLANSYGITRSDGILINIVLTNQDLAKFCAAARESINRMLSDLRKNGVISIEDSGKIVIHQINYLKREIDCENCPLEICNID; encoded by the coding sequence ATGAACATTTCTGTTAGAAAATCAGACACAGATTTGCTCTCAGACGATCTGCATCACTTGCTGGAATCGATCAGTACGCGACGAAAAATCAGGCAGGACACATTCCTTTTTCAAGAAGGGATGGATGCAGAGGAACTGTATCTTATTCAGTCAGGACTTGTCCAGATCGGCAAATTGACGTCCGATGGCAAAGAACTGACGCTTAGAATGTGCAAAAAAAATGATATTGTCGGGGAGCTTACGCTTTTTACAGAAGATGCGAAATATATGCTGAGCGCAAAGATCCTCTCTGATGGCGAAGTGTTGGTCATCAATAAAGATAAGCTTGAAAAAGAACTCATTCAAAACGGTGCGCTGACGTTTGAGTTTATGAAATGGATGAGCACGCATTTGCGAAAGATTCAATCGAAGATCCGCGACCTTTTGCTGAATGGTAAAAAAGGCGCGCTCTACTCCACCTTGATCCGTCTCGCAAACAGCTACGGCATCACAAGAAGCGACGGGATTCTCATCAATATTGTCCTGACGAACCAGGATCTGGCGAAATTTTGTGCTGCTGCAAGAGAAAGCATCAACCGCATGCTGAGCGACCTCCGGAAGAACGGTGTCATTTCAATTGAGGACTCGGGAAAAATCGTCATCCACCAGATCAATTATTTAAAACGCGAAATCGACTGTGAAAACTGCCCGCTCGAAATCTGCAATATCGACTGA
- a CDS encoding nitrate/nitrite transporter has protein sequence MANRQKIQLPLQSFSLVAGFMVWVLISSLMPHIKQDIALTDSEVSLVTAIPVILGSLLRIPLGYYTNRFGARITFMISFLLLLFPVFWISTADSLFDLILGGFFLGIGGAVFSIGVTSLPKYYPKEKHGFVNGIYGAGNVGTAITTFAAPVVAKTAGWENTVRMYIVLVAVFALLNFILGDRKETKVTVSVTEQMKAVYRNQTLWFLSLFYFITFGSFVAFTIYLPNFLVNHFGLDPVDSGLRTAGFIAVATFLRPVGGWLADKFNPLKLLMYVFAGCTLSGILLAFSPSLGLYGFGVLTVAVCAGLGNGIIFKLVPLYFSNQAGIVNGIVSAMGGLGGFFPPLILSSVFQATGHYAIGFMALSEAALASFVIVVWMYFQEVNKTSSKTKANHL, from the coding sequence ATGGCAAATCGTCAAAAAATACAATTACCGCTGCAGTCATTTAGTTTAGTCGCAGGATTTATGGTTTGGGTATTGATTTCCTCTTTAATGCCCCACATTAAGCAGGACATCGCCCTGACAGACAGCGAGGTCTCCCTTGTTACGGCCATTCCGGTCATACTCGGGTCGCTTCTCAGGATTCCGCTGGGCTACTACACGAACAGATTTGGAGCAAGAATTACATTCATGATCAGCTTTTTGCTGCTTCTGTTCCCGGTTTTTTGGATCAGCACAGCCGATTCGCTGTTCGACTTGATCCTTGGCGGCTTCTTCCTCGGCATCGGCGGAGCGGTCTTTTCCATCGGGGTCACATCACTGCCGAAATACTACCCTAAAGAAAAGCACGGGTTTGTCAATGGGATCTACGGCGCTGGGAACGTCGGTACAGCGATTACTACGTTTGCCGCTCCTGTTGTCGCAAAAACCGCCGGGTGGGAAAATACGGTGCGGATGTACATCGTGTTAGTCGCCGTATTCGCTTTATTGAACTTTATCCTTGGAGATCGAAAAGAAACAAAAGTTACGGTATCTGTAACAGAGCAAATGAAGGCAGTCTACCGAAATCAGACATTATGGTTTTTAAGCTTGTTTTACTTCATTACATTCGGATCTTTCGTCGCGTTTACGATTTATCTTCCGAACTTTCTTGTTAATCACTTCGGGCTTGATCCCGTCGATTCAGGGCTGAGAACCGCCGGATTTATCGCTGTCGCCACTTTTCTGAGGCCTGTCGGCGGCTGGCTGGCAGACAAATTCAACCCGCTGAAGCTGTTGATGTATGTATTTGCCGGCTGCACCTTGTCAGGGATTTTATTGGCCTTTTCGCCGAGCCTCGGACTGTACGGGTTTGGGGTATTAACCGTTGCCGTGTGCGCCGGACTCGGAAACGGGATCATCTTTAAGCTCGTGCCGCTTTATTTTTCAAATCAGGCCGGCATCGTTAATGGGATCGTATCAGCGATGGGCGGCTTGGGAGGATTTTTCCCGCCTCTCATCCTGTCAAGCGTTTTTCAGGCAACCGGCCATTATGCGATCGGATTCATGGCGCTGTCAGAAGCGGCTCTTGCAAGCTTTGTGATCGTGGTCTGGATGTATTTTCAGGAAGTGAACAAAACATCGTCCAAAACGAAGGCCAACCATTTATAA
- a CDS encoding DUF2164 domain-containing protein, with the protein MFIKLTQEEKQAIIDEIKRFYVEERGEEVGDIAAIQMFEFVKEKLGPYFYNQALKDSRRVVEEKAAAIEEELFALERRL; encoded by the coding sequence ATGTTTATAAAGCTTACCCAAGAAGAAAAACAAGCGATCATCGATGAAATCAAACGCTTTTATGTTGAAGAAAGAGGAGAAGAGGTCGGAGACATTGCGGCGATTCAAATGTTCGAATTCGTAAAGGAAAAGCTCGGACCTTACTTTTACAATCAGGCCTTGAAGGACAGCCGCAGAGTGGTGGAAGAGAAGGCAGCGGCGATTGAAGAAGAGCTCTTTGCACTGGAGCGCCGTCTGTGA
- a CDS encoding Crp/Fnr family transcriptional regulator, which yields MEFLKQFMIFSGLNDEEFKQIEQIAAKRTYQPRMFVFMEGEEREAVFFIKSGLVKAFKIDEDGNEQVISILQNGDMFPHVGFFDLSPYPATAEAVQETELIVIRIADFNELLMKFPEMTIKVMQIMGKKILDLQERIQGFISKDVQHRLTHVLMKLAAEHGIPQEKGVYISLPITNQDFANMVGTSRETINRTLNELKKKNLLTADRSGIFIHDTDWLNGCN from the coding sequence ATGGAGTTTCTGAAGCAATTTATGATTTTCAGCGGGTTGAATGATGAAGAGTTCAAGCAAATCGAGCAGATCGCGGCCAAGCGCACCTATCAGCCGAGAATGTTTGTTTTTATGGAGGGGGAAGAGAGGGAAGCGGTATTTTTCATCAAATCCGGTCTTGTTAAAGCCTTTAAAATCGATGAAGACGGCAATGAACAAGTGATTTCGATTCTGCAAAACGGGGATATGTTTCCCCATGTCGGCTTTTTTGACCTCTCCCCATACCCGGCAACGGCAGAAGCCGTTCAAGAAACCGAATTGATCGTAATCCGCATCGCCGATTTTAATGAACTTTTGATGAAATTTCCGGAAATGACGATAAAAGTGATGCAAATCATGGGGAAAAAGATTCTCGATTTGCAAGAGCGGATCCAGGGTTTTATCTCAAAAGACGTCCAGCACCGCTTGACACATGTATTAATGAAGCTTGCTGCTGAACATGGCATTCCTCAAGAAAAAGGGGTCTACATCAGCCTGCCCATTACCAATCAGGATTTTGCGAACATGGTCGGAACGTCAAGGGAAACGATTAACCGCACATTAAATGAATTGAAAAAGAAAAATCTGCTGACAGCTGACAGGAGCGGAATTTTCATTCATGATACAGACTGGCTGAACGGCTGCAATTAA